The proteins below come from a single Natrinema sp. SYSU A 869 genomic window:
- a CDS encoding MFS transporter produces MDRARKWTAAILLFVFGDAVAMQARGPILSELEAGFGVSEGALGLIAPAGTAGFVVAVVATGLLAGRLPMRRTLLAGVVGVICALVAMAAAPLYVVFLFALLAQGAAAGAFRGVDRVVLSHLHAARRGRVYTVYALVWAVGAVVGPQLVSAVLSVTDWRAVFVVIALCFVPTAVIAGRVDAPSTSAERSISRDAFAALLRRPPVVGACVGMLLVGSVEGIMFTWLAYYAGEFYATTTANLLLSTYLLAYIPARFGYTLAVDRVPYLALLLVAVLPAVPALAIAFSGQTGPLLFLAVFVAGAGLSSGFPILAAYAVEAAPGYTGPLNAVTTGATYAGIAIAPAAVGVLAELYGIRHALWLAVAIAGGLFVTVAVTWLWTGTATAPTVATESD; encoded by the coding sequence ATGGACCGGGCTCGCAAGTGGACAGCGGCGATTTTGTTGTTCGTGTTCGGCGACGCAGTGGCGATGCAGGCGCGAGGACCGATCCTCTCGGAACTCGAGGCGGGATTCGGTGTCTCCGAGGGCGCGCTGGGACTGATCGCGCCAGCCGGGACCGCCGGCTTCGTGGTCGCCGTGGTCGCGACGGGGCTGCTCGCGGGACGGCTCCCCATGCGACGGACGCTGCTCGCGGGGGTCGTCGGCGTCATCTGTGCGCTCGTCGCGATGGCGGCTGCGCCCCTATACGTCGTCTTCCTGTTCGCATTGCTGGCTCAGGGGGCCGCTGCCGGTGCGTTCCGCGGGGTCGATCGCGTCGTCCTGAGTCACCTCCACGCCGCCCGGCGCGGTCGGGTGTACACCGTCTACGCGCTCGTCTGGGCCGTCGGCGCAGTCGTCGGCCCCCAGCTTGTCAGCGCCGTGCTGTCGGTCACCGATTGGCGGGCAGTCTTCGTCGTCATCGCGCTCTGTTTCGTCCCGACAGCGGTCATCGCCGGTCGCGTCGACGCACCCTCGACATCCGCCGAGCGGTCGATCTCGCGGGACGCGTTCGCGGCTCTCCTTCGTCGACCGCCGGTCGTCGGTGCGTGCGTCGGCATGTTGCTGGTCGGCAGCGTCGAGGGGATCATGTTCACCTGGCTCGCGTACTACGCGGGCGAATTCTATGCCACGACGACGGCAAACCTGTTGCTCTCGACGTATCTACTCGCGTATATCCCCGCCCGGTTCGGGTACACGCTCGCCGTCGACCGGGTCCCGTATCTCGCACTGTTGCTCGTTGCCGTCCTACCCGCGGTTCCGGCGCTGGCGATCGCGTTCTCCGGACAAACCGGTCCCCTTCTGTTTCTCGCCGTCTTCGTCGCCGGTGCCGGTCTCTCGAGCGGGTTCCCGATACTGGCCGCCTACGCTGTCGAGGCCGCACCAGGATACACTGGGCCGCTCAATGCGGTGACGACCGGAGCGACCTACGCAGGGATCGCGATCGCACCGGCCGCCGTCGGTGTCCTCGCGGAGCTGTACGGTATCAGACACGCGCTGTGGCTTGCTGTCGCCATCGCGGGCGGACTCTTCGTCACCGTCGCGGTGACGTGGCTGTGGACCGGAACGGCGACCGCGCCGACGGTCGCGACGGAGTCGGACTGA
- a CDS encoding DUF2391 family protein, which produces MSRPEDPHEETTIDDIYEQLEALEETVDTSDERTEVRRTMRLVSRFSHNATVGKVITGFTRKDKAEAFVGSVVIGLPMLVEDGVFSIGSFLAAHPVLLLVNLVCTVGLVVGILYVADFREVQIHNPYFGLVPRRPVWVLLIAFATAAGLMTLWGRISWNEPWVNLCQVLVVFTAMALGGSLGDILPGEAEHRPLGDH; this is translated from the coding sequence ATGTCGCGGCCAGAGGACCCACACGAAGAGACGACCATCGACGATATTTATGAGCAACTCGAGGCGCTCGAGGAGACAGTCGATACGTCGGACGAGCGGACGGAGGTACGCCGGACGATGCGGCTGGTCAGTCGATTCTCGCACAACGCGACGGTTGGGAAGGTGATCACCGGGTTCACCCGCAAGGACAAGGCGGAGGCGTTCGTGGGCAGCGTCGTTATCGGCCTCCCGATGTTGGTCGAAGACGGCGTGTTCAGTATCGGGTCGTTTCTGGCTGCCCACCCCGTCTTGTTGCTGGTGAACCTCGTATGTACAGTCGGACTGGTCGTCGGGATCCTCTACGTCGCCGATTTCCGCGAAGTGCAGATTCACAACCCCTACTTCGGCCTGGTTCCGCGCCGCCCCGTCTGGGTGTTGCTGATCGCGTTCGCGACCGCCGCGGGATTGATGACGCTGTGGGGTCGGATCTCGTGGAACGAGCCGTGGGTTAATCTCTGTCAAGTCTTAGTGGTCTTTACCGCGATGGCGCTCGGCGGCTCGCTGGGCGACATTCTGCCCGGCGAAGCCGAGCATCGGCCCCTCGGCGACCACTAA
- a CDS encoding magnesium transporter, with protein MFGHDSALDVYRQALPVILISLVAGLFAGTLLGTETMREGIESVPGILLLLPAFLATRGGVYGSLGARLSSGLHQGVIEPRFEWSGRLRSAIIASFLNGLIVSIFIAVLAWSVLLALGRPASLLELLIVLFVAAMLSAFAMLGVLLTVIFKGYRRGLDPDNVIGPVVTTVGDVFGVVFLLTGIAVAGAVL; from the coding sequence ATGTTTGGCCACGACTCCGCCCTCGACGTGTATCGGCAGGCGCTGCCGGTCATCCTCATCAGCCTCGTCGCGGGCTTGTTCGCCGGCACGCTGCTCGGCACCGAGACGATGCGCGAGGGAATCGAAAGCGTCCCCGGAATCCTCCTCCTCTTGCCCGCGTTTCTGGCCACCCGCGGCGGCGTCTATGGGTCGCTGGGCGCGCGGCTCTCGAGTGGCCTCCACCAGGGCGTGATCGAGCCCCGCTTCGAATGGTCCGGCCGGCTCCGGAGCGCGATCATCGCCTCCTTCCTGAACGGGCTGATCGTCTCCATCTTCATCGCCGTCCTCGCCTGGAGCGTGTTGCTCGCGCTCGGCCGCCCGGCGAGCCTGCTCGAGTTACTCATCGTCCTGTTCGTCGCCGCCATGTTAAGCGCGTTCGCGATGCTGGGCGTATTGCTCACAGTGATTTTTAAGGGCTACCGGCGGGGGCTGGACCCCGACAATGTCATCGGGCCGGTCGTGACCACCGTTGGCGATGTCTTCGGCGTCGTCTTCCTGCTGACCGGTATCGCCGTCGCGGGGGCGGTCCTGTGA
- a CDS encoding thiolase family protein yields MSQTPVVVKAVRTPQGKEDGVYADVRSEDLSIPLINEILAETGLSGDEVDDLMWGCAQQRGEQDNNLARVIAVLSELGENVPATTINRWCASSMQSVISASDAIAAGNRDAIIAGGVESMSRVPMGEGFSEIHPRLAELYDLGDLQMGMTAEKVAEEYGVSREEQDEYAAHSQQNATEATESGRFDDEIVPIETEDGTVEEDEGIRPGTTAEKLAELPTVFKEDGTVTPGNASQISDGASALLVTSEAFAEEHDLEIMAEVGQNNVAGVDPTVMGIGPVPATKGLLERNGRDIDEYDLVELNEAFASQSLYSRDELGIDPEIFNVNGGAIALGHPLGASGARLPVTLINELQKRGGGLGLATLCVGFGQGAAIEFDVN; encoded by the coding sequence ATGTCACAGACACCAGTCGTGGTGAAGGCAGTACGGACGCCACAAGGGAAAGAAGACGGCGTGTACGCCGATGTACGCAGCGAGGATCTCTCAATACCGCTGATCAACGAGATTCTGGCCGAGACCGGGCTCTCCGGCGACGAGGTCGACGACCTGATGTGGGGCTGTGCCCAGCAGCGCGGCGAGCAGGACAACAACCTCGCTCGCGTCATCGCCGTGCTCTCGGAACTCGGCGAGAACGTCCCGGCGACGACGATCAACCGCTGGTGTGCCTCCTCGATGCAGTCGGTCATCTCCGCCTCCGACGCCATCGCGGCCGGCAACCGGGACGCCATCATCGCCGGCGGTGTCGAGAGCATGAGCCGCGTCCCGATGGGCGAAGGCTTCTCCGAGATCCACCCGCGGCTGGCCGAACTGTACGACCTCGGCGATCTCCAGATGGGGATGACCGCCGAGAAGGTCGCCGAGGAGTACGGCGTCAGCCGCGAGGAACAGGACGAGTATGCCGCCCACAGCCAGCAAAACGCCACCGAAGCGACCGAGTCGGGCCGCTTCGACGACGAGATCGTCCCGATCGAGACCGAGGACGGCACCGTCGAGGAAGACGAGGGCATCCGCCCGGGCACGACCGCGGAGAAGCTCGCCGAGTTGCCGACCGTCTTCAAGGAAGACGGCACCGTCACGCCCGGCAACGCCTCCCAGATCTCCGACGGTGCCTCCGCCCTGCTCGTCACGAGCGAGGCGTTCGCCGAGGAGCACGACCTCGAGATCATGGCCGAGGTCGGCCAGAACAACGTCGCCGGCGTCGATCCGACCGTCATGGGGATCGGCCCGGTCCCGGCGACGAAGGGACTGCTCGAGCGCAACGGCCGAGACATCGACGAGTACGACCTCGTGGAACTCAACGAGGCCTTCGCAAGTCAGTCGCTGTACTCCCGCGACGAACTCGGCATCGACCCCGAGATCTTCAACGTCAACGGCGGTGCAATCGCGCTCGGTCACCCGCTGGGTGCCTCGGGCGCTCGTCTGCCGGTGACACTGATTAACGAACTCCAGAAGCGTGGCGGCGGCCTGGGGCTGGCGACGCTGTGTGTCGGCTTTGGACAGGGTGCGGCGATCGAGTTCGACGTCAACTGA
- a CDS encoding aldehyde ferredoxin oxidoreductase C-terminal domain-containing protein, translated as MKHVRGPLCSIDVGERTAETEDIDDLLESSIGGRALGTKLAHERIPFDADPLGADNRLYFATGPLQHSTMSFTGRMSATGVSPLTDGLLSSNAGGFLSRNFTGTGYSAVEITGASDELVILHVTDDGVEFEEVPELAEATVPETCEYIEDEHGLGSEHTTVIGPAGENQVRFASIMTSEERAFGRGGLGAVLGAKNVKAITFDGDSTNEVEIPALQMEIHGEAAQSDSPMRDQGTTSVAEYANMVEALPTYYFSELSFEGIDGISGDRVEEKKYKKGTCSSCAFACKLPTRDEESGLETEGPEYETLMAFGSNSGIDDIVDLMKSNKLCDEYGLDTISCGDTVAAYLASEDEFGNADLIHDLVEKIAYREGVGDTLAEGIDRVHDDLGVENWSVKGMEFAAHDGRTLNGQGLAFATSNRGADHMYAEFYPYEYPLVDADDAFDKDGLDGKPPKVVELENINAIKDSGVLCKFSRDFVTEERIETLLDAEYEELLALGGEVVTMERHFNNQRGFDRGDDTLPYEIPDFDQGLDEYYAERGWNDDGTVPDAAFQSNHGAPADD; from the coding sequence ATGAAACACGTACGGGGACCGCTGTGTTCGATCGACGTCGGGGAGCGAACGGCCGAGACCGAGGACATCGATGATCTCCTCGAGTCGTCCATCGGGGGGCGTGCGCTCGGGACGAAACTCGCCCACGAACGGATCCCGTTCGACGCCGACCCATTGGGAGCTGACAACCGGCTGTACTTCGCGACGGGGCCGCTCCAGCACTCGACGATGAGCTTTACCGGCCGGATGTCGGCAACTGGCGTCTCGCCGCTGACCGACGGCCTGCTGTCCTCGAACGCCGGCGGCTTCCTCTCGCGGAACTTCACCGGGACGGGGTACAGCGCCGTCGAGATCACCGGCGCGAGCGACGAACTCGTGATCCTCCACGTCACAGACGACGGAGTCGAGTTCGAGGAAGTCCCCGAACTCGCCGAGGCGACCGTCCCCGAGACCTGCGAGTATATCGAGGACGAACACGGTCTCGGCTCGGAGCACACCACGGTCATCGGCCCGGCCGGTGAGAATCAGGTTCGGTTCGCCTCAATCATGACCTCCGAGGAGCGGGCCTTCGGCCGCGGCGGACTCGGTGCCGTCCTCGGCGCGAAGAACGTCAAGGCGATCACCTTCGACGGCGACTCGACCAACGAGGTCGAGATCCCAGCGCTCCAGATGGAGATCCACGGCGAGGCCGCTCAGTCCGACAGTCCGATGCGAGATCAGGGGACGACCTCCGTCGCGGAGTACGCGAACATGGTCGAGGCGCTGCCGACCTACTACTTCTCGGAACTGTCATTCGAGGGCATCGACGGGATCAGCGGCGACCGCGTCGAGGAGAAAAAGTACAAGAAAGGCACCTGCTCATCGTGCGCCTTCGCCTGCAAACTGCCGACTCGAGACGAGGAATCCGGCCTCGAGACCGAGGGGCCCGAGTACGAGACGCTGATGGCCTTCGGATCGAACTCAGGTATCGACGACATCGTCGATCTGATGAAGTCGAACAAGCTGTGTGACGAGTATGGACTGGACACCATCTCTTGTGGCGACACCGTCGCGGCCTACCTCGCGAGCGAGGACGAGTTCGGCAACGCCGACCTCATTCACGACCTCGTCGAGAAGATCGCCTACCGCGAGGGCGTCGGCGACACGCTCGCGGAGGGAATCGACCGCGTCCACGACGACCTCGGTGTCGAGAACTGGTCGGTTAAGGGCATGGAGTTCGCCGCCCACGACGGCCGCACGTTAAACGGCCAGGGACTCGCCTTCGCAACCTCGAACCGCGGTGCTGACCACATGTACGCCGAGTTCTATCCCTACGAGTACCCGCTGGTTGACGCCGACGACGCCTTCGACAAGGATGGTCTGGACGGCAAACCGCCCAAGGTCGTCGAACTCGAGAACATCAACGCGATCAAGGACAGCGGCGTCCTCTGTAAGTTCTCGCGGGACTTCGTGACCGAGGAGCGCATCGAGACGCTGCTCGACGCTGAGTACGAGGAGCTACTGGCACTCGGCGGTGAGGTCGTCACGATGGAACGACACTTCAACAATCAGCGTGGCTTCGACCGGGGCGACGACACCCTGCCCTACGAGATCCCGGACTTCGATCAGGGGCTCGACGAGTACTACGCCGAACGCGGCTGGAACGACGACGGCACGGTCCCGGACGCGGCGTTCCAGAGCAATCACGGCGCACCGGCTGACGACTGA
- a CDS encoding magnesium transporter: MSVGGDLLAGEDLEDDLLGDWAVRHIVTTLVPLLAVLSVLQMISGTVLESFEEQLLTNPSLLVLVPVMIGTAGNLGSIMCARLSTQLHLGTLEFSPSNPNVRANVGAVMGLAATVFVLLGVASWAIGRALGGTLGLGRLMVITVVSGMLLAVWVVVVSSVAVYASYRLGYDPDDTTIPVVTNICDITGVLILFTVVRIVL; encoded by the coding sequence GTGAGTGTCGGCGGCGACCTCCTGGCCGGCGAGGACCTCGAGGACGACCTGCTCGGTGACTGGGCTGTCCGGCACATCGTCACGACGCTCGTGCCGCTGCTGGCCGTCCTCTCGGTCCTGCAGATGATCTCGGGGACCGTCCTCGAGAGCTTCGAAGAACAGTTACTCACGAATCCGTCGCTGCTCGTCCTCGTGCCGGTGATGATCGGGACCGCGGGCAACCTCGGGTCGATCATGTGTGCCCGCCTGTCGACGCAGTTGCATCTGGGCACGCTCGAGTTCTCGCCGTCTAATCCGAACGTCCGGGCCAACGTCGGTGCCGTCATGGGACTGGCGGCGACGGTGTTCGTCCTGCTGGGAGTCGCCTCGTGGGCGATCGGTCGCGCGCTCGGCGGCACACTCGGACTCGGGCGACTCATGGTGATCACAGTCGTCAGCGGCATGCTGCTGGCGGTCTGGGTCGTCGTCGTCAGCTCCGTCGCCGTCTACGCCTCCTACCGGCTCGGGTACGATCCGGACGATACGACGATCCCGGTCGTCACGAACATCTGTGACATCACCGGCGTGCTTATCCTCTTCACCGTCGTCAGGATCGTGCTCTGA
- a CDS encoding cation:proton antiporter, with protein MTGAEGGGELLLLVASIVGLGVLSQLLSARFRVPSVLFLILAGVAIGPEGLGVLTINSFGESGLSTIVGLSVAIIVFEGAFHLKISKIKEAPTAVLRLTTIGAAIAFFGTAGAVHFFLGANWDIALLIGALLIATGPTVVTPILKVVPVRDRVAATLETEGIVNDVTAAILAVVLFKAMTVGEETLNTELYLQLFAERLGTGLLVGVVVAAVVWSVLQYVDLSPDNAPQNARLLTLAGAIIAFGAADYVFTEAGVAAAATAGLILGNAGLPYEEDIEAFKGDITLIVLSFVFITLAALLEFDQLFMLGLGGVAVVVVVMFVLRPLLVFLTTRGDRFTVRETLFMSFVGPRGIIPASVATLFAIRLQTGPAPTNPAGADLLVGTVFLVILVSVVLEGGLARQIAEKLDVIPMRVLIIGGGRVGRSLAERLEARGENVVLIEEDLPVLEQLRNDGFTARQGDGTDIEVLREAGAENAKTVVAATGDDDANLLVAQLAKSNFDVENVIARANNPSNASAFEDLGVQTISAAESTAWAIDNQIERPALSNWMSELGRSGDVQEIEITNENLAGKQIVDLGSELPNGVLIALVSRNGTSEVPTPDVELQRGDHITLIGRTEAVREAIDQCGTPV; from the coding sequence ATGACCGGGGCAGAAGGCGGCGGCGAATTGCTCCTCCTAGTCGCCTCGATTGTCGGCCTCGGCGTCCTCTCACAGCTCCTCTCGGCCCGGTTCCGCGTTCCGAGCGTCCTCTTTCTCATTCTCGCCGGCGTCGCGATCGGACCGGAAGGGCTCGGCGTGTTGACCATCAACTCCTTCGGTGAGAGCGGCCTCTCGACGATCGTCGGGCTCTCGGTCGCCATCATCGTCTTCGAGGGGGCATTCCACCTCAAGATCTCCAAGATCAAGGAAGCGCCAACGGCTGTGTTGCGATTGACCACGATCGGTGCAGCGATCGCGTTTTTCGGGACCGCCGGTGCGGTCCACTTCTTCCTCGGGGCTAACTGGGACATCGCGCTGTTGATCGGCGCGCTCCTGATCGCAACGGGACCGACGGTCGTCACGCCGATCCTGAAGGTCGTTCCCGTCCGCGACCGGGTTGCGGCGACCCTCGAGACGGAGGGGATCGTCAATGACGTGACAGCGGCGATCCTCGCGGTCGTGCTGTTCAAGGCGATGACCGTCGGGGAGGAGACGCTGAATACTGAACTCTATCTCCAGTTGTTCGCGGAACGGCTCGGGACGGGGCTCCTCGTCGGCGTCGTCGTCGCTGCGGTCGTCTGGTCGGTGCTCCAGTACGTTGATCTCTCGCCGGACAACGCACCGCAAAATGCTCGGTTGCTCACGCTCGCGGGAGCGATCATCGCCTTTGGTGCGGCCGATTACGTCTTCACGGAGGCGGGCGTGGCGGCCGCGGCCACAGCCGGACTGATCCTCGGGAACGCCGGTCTCCCCTACGAGGAGGACATCGAGGCGTTCAAAGGCGACATTACGCTGATCGTCCTCTCCTTCGTCTTCATCACGCTTGCGGCACTGCTCGAGTTCGATCAGTTGTTCATGCTCGGGCTCGGTGGCGTGGCCGTTGTCGTGGTCGTGATGTTCGTCTTGCGACCGCTCTTGGTCTTTCTGACGACCCGGGGTGACCGGTTTACGGTCCGAGAGACGCTGTTCATGAGCTTCGTCGGGCCGCGGGGGATCATTCCGGCGTCGGTCGCGACCCTGTTTGCGATCCGACTGCAGACTGGTCCCGCACCGACGAACCCGGCCGGCGCGGATCTGCTCGTCGGAACGGTCTTCCTCGTTATCCTCGTGTCGGTCGTCCTCGAGGGCGGCCTGGCCCGGCAAATCGCGGAGAAACTCGACGTGATTCCAATGCGTGTACTCATCATCGGCGGCGGCCGCGTCGGTCGCTCGCTGGCAGAACGGCTTGAAGCGCGCGGTGAAAACGTGGTGCTGATCGAGGAGGATCTTCCAGTCCTCGAGCAGCTTCGCAACGACGGCTTTACCGCCCGTCAAGGCGACGGAACCGACATCGAGGTGTTACGCGAGGCGGGCGCGGAGAACGCCAAGACAGTCGTCGCGGCGACCGGTGACGACGACGCGAACCTGCTCGTAGCACAGCTTGCGAAGTCGAACTTCGATGTCGAGAACGTGATCGCCCGGGCGAACAACCCGTCGAATGCGTCGGCGTTCGAGGACCTCGGCGTCCAGACCATCTCGGCGGCCGAGTCGACCGCGTGGGCGATCGACAACCAGATCGAACGGCCCGCGCTCTCGAACTGGATGTCCGAACTCGGCCGGTCCGGCGACGTACAGGAGATCGAGATCACCAACGAGAACCTCGCCGGAAAGCAGATCGTCGATCTCGGTAGCGAACTCCCGAACGGTGTCCTCATCGCGCTCGTGAGCCGCAACGGGACGAGCGAAGTGCCGACCCCCGACGTCGAACTCCAGCGTGGCGACCACATCACGCTCATCGGCCGAACCGAGGCGGTTCGCGAGGCCATCGACCAGTGTGGGACGCCAGTATAG
- a CDS encoding TrkA C-terminal domain-containing protein has product MREITYEPRNVRDSLVELKDSSELAVDLAYSAVRGDDASLADEVLELESRANYLQYHVRIALMLAAKRAEEAKQLVGLFQVTASAVRITEAAADIARIVRDDGGVPDAVEYAFPDADERLVRATIAADSDLAGARLRDLELDLETGVRLIAIRREGEWSFAPKGDDRLTAGDVIVGRGPREGIEVVHRRATGEPVPAPAPPSDRAESEAIARAAETVVDLKDMAELTVGLAYGAARLDSDDLAREVLALEDESNDHKTRLETWVIEADDEVGSAAQLRGLLHLAAASAEICDAAVDIAEVVLREVKLPPVFGAALEDSEEGIGVVAVGSGSGLDGATVADLELEEGAGVIVLAIHGGDGWTFDPPADRVCAAGETLLVRGPPVGIDHLREIGGDEGESLSP; this is encoded by the coding sequence ATGCGCGAAATCACCTACGAGCCCCGGAACGTCCGAGACAGTCTCGTCGAACTCAAGGACTCCTCGGAGCTCGCGGTCGATCTCGCCTACTCCGCCGTCCGCGGCGATGATGCGTCCCTTGCTGATGAGGTGCTCGAACTCGAGTCCCGTGCCAACTATCTGCAGTACCACGTTCGGATCGCGCTGATGCTCGCAGCCAAGCGGGCCGAGGAAGCCAAGCAATTGGTTGGGCTCTTCCAGGTCACCGCGAGCGCCGTCCGAATCACCGAGGCTGCGGCCGACATCGCGAGGATCGTCCGCGACGACGGCGGCGTCCCCGATGCCGTCGAGTACGCCTTCCCCGACGCCGACGAGCGACTCGTTCGGGCGACCATCGCGGCCGACTCCGACCTCGCGGGAGCCCGCTTGCGAGACCTCGAACTCGACCTCGAGACGGGCGTGCGGCTCATCGCGATCCGCCGCGAGGGAGAGTGGTCATTCGCGCCCAAGGGCGACGACCGACTGACGGCCGGAGACGTGATCGTCGGCCGCGGTCCGCGCGAGGGAATCGAGGTCGTCCACCGGCGAGCGACCGGTGAGCCCGTTCCGGCTCCTGCGCCGCCGTCGGACCGGGCCGAGAGCGAGGCGATCGCGCGAGCCGCCGAAACCGTTGTCGACCTCAAGGACATGGCCGAACTCACGGTTGGGCTGGCCTACGGGGCCGCCCGACTCGACAGCGACGACCTCGCCCGGGAAGTGCTCGCGCTCGAGGACGAATCCAACGACCACAAGACGCGCCTCGAGACGTGGGTCATCGAGGCCGACGACGAGGTCGGAAGCGCCGCTCAACTCCGCGGCCTGCTCCACCTCGCGGCAGCCTCTGCGGAAATCTGTGACGCCGCGGTCGACATCGCTGAGGTCGTCCTACGCGAGGTCAAATTGCCGCCGGTCTTCGGCGCGGCCCTCGAAGACAGCGAGGAAGGTATCGGTGTCGTCGCCGTTGGTTCGGGCAGCGGCTTAGATGGGGCGACCGTCGCCGACCTCGAACTCGAGGAAGGGGCGGGTGTGATCGTTCTCGCGATCCACGGCGGTGACGGCTGGACGTTCGATCCCCCTGCCGACCGCGTGTGTGCGGCCGGTGAGACGCTGCTCGTTCGGGGGCCGCCGGTCGGCATCGACCATCTGCGTGAGATCGGAGGTGATGAGGGTGAGTCGCTCTCACCGTAG
- a CDS encoding EamA family transporter yields MVSTGILFALGALILYGGWAVTGGVAMRSLSPVNAVFLSYVASLMIVGGYVLSLRRPIVGTRVDVAFALVSGAFLAAASISFYAGLARGNMAIVSAIAALYFVIPAVVGVFYFDAQLSATNVAGLALAVIAVGLVAT; encoded by the coding sequence ATGGTCAGTACGGGAATCCTGTTCGCACTCGGCGCGTTGATTCTGTACGGCGGCTGGGCGGTGACCGGCGGCGTCGCGATGCGATCTCTCTCGCCCGTGAACGCGGTCTTTCTCTCCTACGTCGCCAGTCTCATGATCGTCGGCGGCTACGTGCTCTCCTTGCGCCGTCCCATCGTCGGTACTCGCGTTGACGTCGCGTTCGCGCTCGTCTCCGGCGCGTTCCTCGCGGCCGCCTCAATCAGCTTCTACGCTGGCCTCGCCCGCGGGAACATGGCGATTGTCTCCGCAATCGCCGCCCTCTACTTCGTCATCCCAGCGGTCGTCGGCGTCTTCTACTTCGACGCACAACTCTCTGCGACGAACGTCGCCGGACTCGCGCTCGCGGTGATCGCCGTCGGCCTCGTCGCGACCTGA